The Bemisia tabaci chromosome 8, PGI_BMITA_v3 genome has a segment encoding these proteins:
- the LOC109034165 gene encoding uncharacterized protein: protein MDLRAKRQVPEKIAKGTNNTPLERQLIELVHKHPQLYDTGHEHYKDIEKRDKIWGEIAEELDLSMPQCKSKWRTLRDAFAKQYKLVQRSQITEDFSCVRFKNYEQLSFLKAFIKPRDPVITEEMLRAGGQDYHLSLTYNLMTGAAAEDALLDDADKPDVLVNGDQSMDTTASSDPKLDASSDVNVNVNGYSTGGGAATESTWDDPNEDDLLLFNEPQVMLTSSDTSITTERRRTVRGHAVNLKRKMDAEEDPIVVFFRSMGDVARSYVKEIQAELRERVLGLMLEAETKNSKLLKKGKGKDARNDANS from the exons GTTCCGGAAAAAATAGCGAAAGGCACGAACAACACGCCTTTGGAGAGACAGCTGATTGAACTAGTCCACAAACACCCACAGCTGTACGACACAGGCCACGAGCATTACAAGGATATAGAGAAAAGAGACAAGATCTGGGGTGAAATAGCCGAAGAATTAGATCTGTCAA TGCCTCAATGTAAATCAAAATGGAGGACTCTAAGAGATGCTTTCGCCAAGCAGTACAAATTAGTCCAAAGAAGTCAAATCACGGAGGATTTTTCCTGCGTTAGGTTCAAAAACTATGAGCAACTTTCGTTTCTCAAAGCCTTCATTAAACCAAGAGA CCCTGTGATAACGGAGGAGATGCTGCGGGCCGGCGGGCAGGACTACCACCTGAGCCTGACCTACAACCTGATGACGGGCGCCGCCGCGGAGGACGCCCTCCTGGACGACGCCGACAAACCGGACGTCCTGGTCAACGGCGACCAGAGCATGGACACGACGGCCAGCTCGGACCCCAAGCTCGACGCGTCCTCGGACGTCAACGTCAACGTCAACGGCTACTCGaccggcggcggcgcggcgacggAATCGACGTGGGACGACCCGAACGAGGACGATCTCCTCCTCTTCAACGAGCCGCAGGTGATGCTCACGTCGTCGGACACGTCCATCACGACCGAGCGGCGGCGGACGGTCCGCGGGCACGCCGTCAACCTCAAGAGGAAGATGGACGCGGAGGAGGACCCCATCGTCGTGTTCTTCAGGTCCATGGGGGACGTGGCGCGGTCCTACGTGAAGGAGATCCAGGCCGAGCTGCGGGAGAGGGTCCTGGGGTTGATGCTCGAGGCCGAGACCAAGAACTCCAAGCTCCTCAAGAAGGGCAAGGGCAAGGACGCCAGGAACGACGCTAACTCGTAG